Proteins encoded within one genomic window of Rhododendron vialii isolate Sample 1 chromosome 1a, ASM3025357v1:
- the LOC131333461 gene encoding zinc finger A20 and AN1 domain-containing stress-associated protein 8-like, producing MEHDEIGCQPAPEGPILCINNCGFFGSAATMNMCSKCHKDMVLKQENAKLAASSIENIVNGSSSSPSGKEPVIASTTVNVQVVSVEPKSISLSPTQASVSEEISEPKGKEGPKRCTTCNKRVGLTGFSCRCGNLFCGSHRYSDKHNCSFDYLNAARDAIAKANPVVKAEKLDKI from the coding sequence ATGGAGCACGATGAGATTGGATGCCAACCTGCTCCGGAAGGTCCTATTTTGTGCATCAACAACTGCGGCTTCTTTGGAAGCGCGGCAACTATGAACATGTGTTCCAAGTGTCACAAGGACATGGTATTGAAACAAGAAAATGCTAAACTTGCTGCTTCTTCAATTGAGAATATTGTCAATGGATCCTCATCAAGTCCCAGTGGAAAGGAGCCCGTCATTGCTAGCACTACTGTGAATGTTCAAGTGGTTTCTGTAGAACCAAAGTCTATTTCTCTGTCACCAACTCAAGCCTCTGTCTCCGAAGAGATAAGTGAGCCAAAGGGGAAAGAGGGTCCTAAAAGGTGCACCACTTGCAATAAGCGTGTCGGCTTAACAGGGTTCAGTTGTCGATGTGGTAACCTCTTCTGTGGGTCCCATCGATACTCAGACAAGCACAACTGTTCTTTTGACTACCTCAATGCTGCACGTGATGCTATAGCAAAAGCCAATCCAGTTGTCAAGGCAGAAAAGCTTGATAAAATCTAG